One genomic window of Kosmotoga olearia TBF 19.5.1 includes the following:
- a CDS encoding MFS transporter gives MREKSLFTLAASGGFFSFGFTAIALGSVLPAIEIFFDIDHQMAGLLLSLPSVFFIIAAILSIKLTPRFGPFKMLMIAIMTNTIGYLLTGLSPTFILLLIASFITTFGNSLIEVNAGVGVAALFKKRTGSVLNVLHSLFSLGAVISPFVVALTLKNVKNWNIPFFIGAAITAFTLFLSFPTIKIPFLYSENRETRNPNSITDKKERTLYWLVLSGVFLYVGYEVGFSSWVAAYLFDVRDVSLRFSSIFPALLWMGLLAGRLVAGITVEKLGYSRSLLLLSSFSCITFVAMLLTKAPIILGLFTFLIGLGFSAMFPTLQAILISQRPERSSFNVSTFSIAASLGAAASSYMVGFAGKHFGLEKGILIVLMLIVAEIFVTLLIHLRIQKS, from the coding sequence ATGAGAGAAAAAAGCTTATTCACTCTAGCAGCTTCTGGTGGATTCTTTTCTTTTGGTTTCACCGCGATAGCCCTTGGTAGCGTTTTACCGGCAATTGAAATCTTTTTTGATATAGATCATCAAATGGCAGGACTTTTACTTTCCCTGCCATCAGTTTTTTTTATAATAGCTGCTATATTGAGTATAAAATTGACTCCAAGATTTGGTCCATTTAAAATGCTCATGATCGCTATTATGACAAACACTATCGGATATCTTCTTACAGGACTTTCACCAACGTTTATCCTGCTCTTAATCGCAAGTTTTATCACTACATTCGGTAACAGTCTCATAGAAGTCAACGCTGGTGTTGGTGTGGCAGCCCTATTTAAAAAACGTACCGGCAGTGTGTTGAACGTGCTCCATTCACTCTTTTCACTTGGTGCGGTTATATCACCATTTGTTGTTGCCCTTACCTTAAAGAATGTGAAAAATTGGAATATCCCATTTTTCATCGGAGCAGCAATAACAGCTTTCACATTGTTCTTATCATTTCCAACAATCAAAATACCGTTTCTCTACTCGGAAAACCGTGAAACAAGAAATCCAAATAGCATTACAGATAAAAAAGAACGGACACTGTACTGGCTCGTCCTATCCGGCGTTTTTCTTTATGTAGGTTATGAAGTTGGTTTTTCTTCATGGGTTGCCGCGTATCTCTTTGATGTCAGAGACGTATCGTTAAGGTTCTCCAGTATTTTTCCTGCCTTACTCTGGATGGGTCTTCTTGCCGGTCGTTTGGTAGCCGGTATCACCGTTGAAAAACTCGGCTACAGTCGTAGCCTTTTATTGCTGTCGTCTTTTTCATGCATTACCTTTGTTGCAATGCTCCTGACAAAAGCTCCGATAATACTCGGTCTTTTCACCTTCCTTATAGGACTTGGATTCTCTGCTATGTTTCCAACACTTCAAGCGATACTAATCTCGCAAAGGCCAGAGAGATCTAGTTTCAATGTGAGCACCTTCAGTATAGCAGCGTCCCTCGGAGCCGCTGCGTCGAGTTATATGGTAGGTTTTGCTGGAAAACATTTTGGATTGGAAAAGGGAATACTAATCGTCCTCATGCTAATAGTTGCGGAGATATTCGTTACCCTGTTAATTCATCTCCGAATTCAAAAAAGCTGA
- a CDS encoding GGDEF domain-containing protein — translation MNEGIVFSKKVSPLGKKFTKNELLSSCKVLGMNSNEATRGLSIMLREGILETHDGLYSFKDRSFWKKIYNSLNVNQDTHLQLALLRELEEGILFHYKESGLSSDKFIFFLLWKSREDIHRGTNYQRLLLRKNIIKKLSKRKLWALDSIELYLQDRTEKPSPLNQETILKWIDGSYHVNPFDFIRVLQKNYPPDKIKNIIKQKLQSSKHLSDYERMVLKYFILESECEISSDEENLKKLSDFAASLPSTTYGTARLKASAYNRIATYFISKQKFEGFKEYLHKATKIAEKFELNFMLPRLYNNLSIYYDAIAPNFAQEIQEKAMKLAKNNEDLFTSAFIGINLAQSYFFYGKQKEFQEILSELTEITKKIENPEILVRYKHLKMLVAVYNDDYDGFEKLKIEVLEDLKTFSEPMYSSLLSRTMLFEFLIKVIWGDFQNIEKEIESLRKMKKHLNHNELLFLEITQALLEDEKRGYDVFRSKIKEMKLYIEETLQTTAFFVDKENYEDFVKECKERIRIVSKLVSHVSLAQIYYALAIASKRIGKLFLAKQYFKKASIYFTLQGINTKAREIKNKHLHEDVFIDSVLVLEKLFSDTNKKSQIPINQENYHEVLWTLNSFISLMAAFGECNSLEEIMNVFSEFIQNHFPITSVRTKFDWLENMTKEIGSDKIPPMESRYSQYPFYVSYEFDIDFEANARIEIYNPYNKASMKEIEKFNRLMGYLEPLLTLVFRNYMRYTMATKDALTGLYTRWYFESRLEEEFARSKRFGEEFSVIMCDLDNFKVVNDSHGHIVGDEILKKIAKILLKGAREMDIVGRYGGEEFIILLPYAKHRDAVRVAERLKELIEANKESLKDVTASFGVASYPAPHINNAADLLFCADQRCYLAKKLGKNRVVGGSNE, via the coding sequence ATGAATGAAGGGATCGTGTTTTCAAAGAAAGTATCTCCACTAGGAAAAAAATTCACAAAAAACGAACTGCTCTCATCTTGCAAGGTCTTGGGCATGAATTCAAATGAAGCCACCAGAGGCCTATCTATTATGTTGCGTGAAGGAATTTTAGAAACCCATGACGGATTGTACTCTTTCAAAGATCGCTCTTTTTGGAAAAAAATCTACAACTCGTTAAACGTAAACCAGGATACGCATTTGCAACTTGCATTATTGCGGGAATTAGAAGAGGGGATTCTCTTCCATTATAAAGAAAGCGGTTTGAGTAGCGATAAATTTATATTCTTTTTGTTGTGGAAATCGAGGGAAGACATACACCGTGGTACAAACTACCAACGTCTTCTGCTAAGAAAAAATATCATAAAAAAGCTTTCAAAAAGAAAGCTATGGGCATTGGACAGTATTGAACTTTATCTACAGGACAGAACTGAAAAACCTTCTCCGTTGAATCAAGAAACGATTCTAAAGTGGATTGATGGAAGTTACCACGTCAACCCATTTGATTTCATAAGGGTGCTTCAAAAAAACTATCCACCTGACAAAATCAAAAACATAATTAAGCAAAAATTGCAAAGCAGCAAACATCTGAGCGATTATGAACGTATGGTTTTGAAGTATTTTATCCTCGAATCCGAATGCGAAATATCATCGGATGAAGAAAATTTGAAAAAACTATCCGACTTTGCTGCTTCTCTTCCTTCCACTACTTATGGAACAGCCAGGTTAAAAGCTTCCGCTTATAATAGAATAGCAACTTATTTCATTTCAAAGCAGAAATTTGAAGGATTCAAAGAATATCTTCATAAAGCCACAAAAATAGCAGAGAAGTTCGAACTGAATTTTATGCTCCCAAGGCTTTACAACAACCTCAGCATTTATTACGATGCCATAGCCCCGAACTTTGCACAGGAGATACAGGAGAAAGCAATGAAACTTGCAAAGAACAACGAAGATCTTTTTACTTCAGCATTCATAGGAATAAATCTGGCACAAAGCTACTTCTTCTATGGAAAACAAAAAGAGTTTCAAGAGATACTTTCCGAACTAACCGAAATTACCAAAAAAATAGAAAATCCGGAAATTCTTGTAAGATATAAACACTTAAAAATGCTTGTAGCTGTTTATAACGATGATTATGATGGCTTCGAAAAGCTGAAAATTGAAGTGTTGGAGGATCTGAAAACCTTTTCCGAACCAATGTATAGCAGCCTGCTAAGTAGGACCATGTTGTTCGAATTTCTCATAAAGGTTATATGGGGAGATTTTCAAAATATAGAAAAAGAAATTGAAAGCCTGAGAAAAATGAAAAAACATTTGAATCACAATGAATTACTTTTTTTGGAGATCACTCAGGCTTTGTTAGAAGACGAAAAACGGGGTTATGATGTTTTCAGAAGCAAAATAAAAGAAATGAAGCTCTACATTGAGGAGACACTTCAAACAACCGCTTTTTTTGTGGACAAAGAGAATTACGAAGATTTTGTCAAAGAATGCAAAGAAAGAATACGAATAGTTTCTAAGCTTGTTTCACATGTATCTTTAGCTCAAATATACTACGCACTAGCTATTGCTTCAAAAAGAATAGGAAAACTTTTCCTCGCTAAGCAGTATTTTAAGAAAGCCTCTATTTATTTCACACTTCAAGGAATAAATACAAAAGCACGGGAAATAAAAAATAAACATCTGCATGAGGACGTCTTTATTGATTCTGTCTTGGTTCTAGAAAAACTATTTTCCGATACCAACAAGAAATCTCAGATACCTATCAATCAAGAAAATTATCACGAGGTTCTCTGGACACTCAACAGCTTTATAAGTTTGATGGCCGCTTTTGGAGAATGTAATAGTCTTGAAGAGATAATGAACGTCTTTTCGGAATTCATACAGAATCACTTTCCGATTACATCCGTCAGAACAAAGTTTGATTGGCTGGAAAACATGACGAAGGAAATTGGAAGTGATAAAATACCACCTATGGAATCGAGATATTCGCAGTATCCATTTTATGTATCGTACGAATTCGATATAGATTTCGAGGCTAATGCCAGGATTGAAATATACAATCCCTACAACAAAGCATCTATGAAAGAGATCGAAAAGTTCAATAGGCTGATGGGATACCTGGAGCCTTTGCTTACACTTGTCTTCCGTAACTATATGAGATATACGATGGCAACGAAAGATGCTCTCACAGGTCTTTACACCAGGTGGTACTTCGAATCACGCCTTGAAGAGGAATTTGCTCGTTCAAAGCGTTTCGGCGAAGAATTCTCAGTCATAATGTGTGACCTGGATAACTTCAAAGTAGTCAACGATTCGCATGGCCACATCGTTGGAGACGAAATTCTGAAGAAAATCGCTAAAATACTTTTAAAAGGCGCAAGAGAGATGGACATAGTGGGTAGATATGGTGGTGAAGAATTTATAATCCTTCTTCCATACGCGAAACACCGGGATGCTGTCAGAGTAGCAGAAAGGCTTAAGGAACTTATTGAGGCAAACAAGGAATCACTGAAAGATGTCACTGCCAGCTTTGGTGTGGCCTCCTACCCGGCGCCACACATTAATAATGCCGCAGATCTTTTATTCTGTGCTGACCAGCGTTGTTATTTAGCCAAAAAACTTGGAAAAAATCGCGTTGTGGGTGGATCAAATGAATGA
- a CDS encoding class I SAM-dependent methyltransferase has translation MNESWEYYDDVASRYDYMYEEPYWVLYHEIVRKLINEHQVNGKILDLGTGTGRWAIELADKGMEIIAVDPAEKMLKVAEEKAKLYGVNIKFTKASGEALPFESNTFDFVLAMGDVLSYAKSPEKVLEEIKRVLKNRGKLLATVDNAYAFLHDFISQGETYNARRFIERERKVPIGDSSVSEKHFYTRPYFPEDIEKLVKNASMQLIDIAALVVFAPYSEEKLARNLDRIVQWELEFCRRKELFGRAEHLFFCARKE, from the coding sequence ATGAATGAATCCTGGGAATATTATGATGATGTAGCCAGCAGATATGATTATATGTACGAAGAACCTTACTGGGTCTTATACCACGAAATTGTCAGGAAACTCATTAACGAACATCAAGTAAACGGAAAAATCCTTGACCTCGGCACTGGAACAGGCCGATGGGCGATCGAATTAGCTGATAAAGGAATGGAAATTATAGCCGTGGATCCAGCAGAGAAAATGTTGAAAGTCGCCGAAGAAAAAGCCAAACTTTACGGTGTAAACATAAAATTCACGAAGGCTTCAGGTGAAGCCCTCCCTTTCGAATCCAACACCTTTGATTTCGTTCTTGCCATGGGTGATGTTTTGTCTTATGCTAAATCTCCAGAGAAAGTTCTGGAAGAAATCAAAAGGGTTCTAAAAAATAGAGGCAAACTATTAGCGACTGTTGATAACGCTTATGCCTTTTTACATGATTTTATCTCCCAGGGAGAGACTTACAATGCTCGGCGGTTCATTGAACGAGAACGAAAGGTTCCAATAGGTGATAGCAGCGTAAGTGAAAAGCACTTCTATACTCGTCCATACTTTCCAGAAGATATAGAGAAATTAGTCAAGAATGCTTCAATGCAATTAATTGATATAGCTGCGCTTGTGGTTTTTGCACCTTATTCAGAGGAGAAATTGGCGCGAAATCTTGATAGAATAGTACAATGGGAACTTGAGTTTTGCCGAAGGAAAGAACTTTTTGGTCGTGCTGAACACCTTTTTTTCTGCGCACGAAAGGAGTAA